CAGCGACAGGATGCCTCCCGGTCGGACAACCAGGCGCTTGACCTTGCAGTCACGGGCATCCTCGAACACCGTATAGCTGCCCCACGGACGATGAACCGTACGGTGAAACACCGCCAGGTCATGCTGCTTGCGGGTCAGTTCGTCGACAACCGCCTTGACTTCCTGGGCGCGATCGCGACTGGCCACCAGTACCGCATCACCCGTGTCCACGATGACCAGATTCTCGACACCCACCGCCGCCACCAGCCGCTGATCACCCTGCACAAAGGTGTTGCGCGCATCGACCAGCACGGCCTCACCCTGAACCCGATTACCCAACGCATCGGTCTCGTAGAGTTCGCTGATCGCCTGCCATGAGCCGATATCGCTCCAGCCACAATCGACGGGCACGACCGCCCGCCGCTTCGCCTTTTCCATGACCGCAAAGTCGATCGAGTCCGCTCGCACGTCGGCGAACCGTTCGCCGTCAAGCTCGATCGGTGACTCGGCTGTATGGGTATGCGCCCAGGCTGCCCTCACCTGCTCGACGATATCGCCTGCATGGCTATCGAGTGCGGCCAGCACGGCATCGGCCCGAAAACAGAACATGCCCGCGTTCCACAGATACTCGCCCGAACTGAAGTAGCGCCGGGCGGTGTCCTGGTCCGGCTTTTCGACAAACGCGCGGATCTCCCGGCCATGCTCACCGATGGCTGCACCGGATCGAATGTACCCGTAGCCGGTCTCGGCATGGGTCGGGGTGACGCCCAGGCAGGTCAGCCATCCCTCGGAAGCCAAAGCATCAGCATGCCGTACGGCCTCGATGAACGCGTCAGGCTGACGGATCAGATGGTCGGCAGGCATGACCAGCAGGCGCGTATCGGGCCCGTGGTTCTGTTCAGCCCACAGCGCGGCCGCAGCGATGGCCGGCGCGGTATTGCGCCCTTCCGGTTCCAGCAAAAAGCGGTAATCGGCCTGATCATTGACTGCCAGGTACTCATCGCGGGTCAGGAAGTAGTAGTCGCGTCCGGTAACGGTCAGCGTCAGCGGCTGATCGGCCACCGTCAGCGCGCGTCGAATCGTGCTGGCAGCCAGGGTCTGGCCATCTGCCAGACGCATGAACGGCTTCGGGTGGGCCTTGCGCGAAACCGGCCACAGCCGGGTTCCGGCGCCGCCGGACAGAATCACGGGTATCAGCATTGCGCAGCGCTCCATTGATCCAGACACTCGGACAGCGCGACTCGACAATCGGGCAAATGCCAGCCACTGAGCTGTTCGAAGCGGTCACAGTCAAGCACCGACCAGCTTGGACGACGCGCCTTTTGCGGCCATTGATCGCTGCTAATCGGTGTCACCTCAACCGCTTGCGGGATAATGCCACGCACGGCCGCCATCTGCACGGCCTCTTCGGCCAGCGCGTGCCAGGTCAAGGCACCCTGCCCGGCGACATGCAGCAGAATCGGACGATCCACCGTGTCGGCCCGGCTGAGCAGCTGTGCGGTTGCCTCCGCCAGGGTCCCCGCCCAGGTGGGCGAGCCGGTCTGGTCGGCCACGACCCGGAGCGATTCGCCGCGCGCGGCGCGCGCCAGTATCGCACTCAGGAAGTTGCCCGGCAGGGCGGAATACAGCCAGGCCGTTCGAAGAACCAGCGCGCGACAGCCGCTGGAAACAACAACCTGCTCACCGGCCAGCTTGGTGCGGCCATATACCGATTCAGGCGCGACCGCATCATCCTCGCGCCAGGCCCGACCCGGCTGGCCGCTGAACACGTAGTCAGTAGAATAATGCACAAGCAGCGCGTCACGCTCGCGCACCCACTCGGCCAGGGCCGCCGGCACATCATGATTGAGATGAAACGCCTCGGCCGGATGATCCTCGGCATCGTCGACCGCCGTCCATGCGGCGGCATTGACAATGACTTGCGGGCGCACCGACGCCAGCACCGCACGCAGGGCGCCCATATCGGTCAGGTCGGCGATATGGTCGGCGTCGTGGCGGGCGCAGGTGACCAACCCCGGCAGCACGTGCTGGAGATGGCGGCCCAGCTGGCCGCTGGCGCCAAGCAGCAGGGTGCTCATGACGGCAGCTGTTGGCGCGCAAGCTCGCTCAGGCGCGGCGCGCTGCAATCCTTGTTGGACAGGCCGGCCGGCTCCAGCGGCCAATCGATTCCGATATCGGGATCGTCCCAGGCAATCGATGTGTCATGCTCGGCCCGGTAGGGACGCGTACACAGGTAGTTGAACGTGGCCGAATCAGACAGCACCTGAAAGCCGTGACCAAAGCCTTCCGGAATCCACAGCTGGCGATGATGCTCGGCATCCAGCTCGGTGGCGTACCAGTGCCGGAAAGTGGCGGAGTCGGGGCGAATATCGACAGCCACGTCGAAAACCCGCCCGGCACTGACCCACACCAGCTTGCCCTGGGGCTCGGGCCACTGGAAATGGATCCCGCGCAGTACGCCGCGCACCGAACTGGAACAGTTGGCCTGGACAAAATCCGGACCAATGCCGAGTTCCCGGTAGCGCTCCTGGCGCCAGGTCTCGAGGAACCAGCCGCGCGCATCGCCGAATACCCGGGGTTCGATGATTTTGACGCCCGGCAGCGCGGTCTCCTCGATCTTCATGCCTGCCCGGCCGTTCGCGCGACCATGCGCAGGTAGTCGCCGTATCCGCTCTTGACCAGCGGCTCGGCCAGCTTCAACAGCTCTTCGGTGCTGATCCAGCCCTGGCGGAACGCGATCTCTTCGGGACAGGCCACGCGCAGACCCTGGCGCGACTCCAGAGTCTCGATATAGCTGGCGGCCTGCTGTAACGAGGCATGCGTGCCCGTATCAAGCCAGGCGTAACCGCGACCCATCCGTTCGACGGTCAGATTGCCGGCCTGCAGGTAGCAGCGGTTGAGATCGGTGATCTCCAGCTCCCCGCGCGCCGACGGCTCCAGTTCAGCAGCAAAACCGCAGGCATCCGGGTCGTAGAAATACAGGCCGGTAACCGCATAATTGGATTTCGGCTGGGCGGGCTTTTCCTCCAGGGACA
This DNA window, taken from Pseudomonadota bacterium, encodes the following:
- a CDS encoding mannose-1-phosphate guanylyltransferase/mannose-6-phosphate isomerase, giving the protein MLIPVILSGGAGTRLWPVSRKAHPKPFMRLADGQTLAASTIRRALTVADQPLTLTVTGRDYYFLTRDEYLAVNDQADYRFLLEPEGRNTAPAIAAAALWAEQNHGPDTRLLVMPADHLIRQPDAFIEAVRHADALASEGWLTCLGVTPTHAETGYGYIRSGAAIGEHGREIRAFVEKPDQDTARRYFSSGEYLWNAGMFCFRADAVLAALDSHAGDIVEQVRAAWAHTHTAESPIELDGERFADVRADSIDFAVMEKAKRRAVVPVDCGWSDIGSWQAISELYETDALGNRVQGEAVLVDARNTFVQGDQRLVAAVGVENLVIVDTGDAVLVASRDRAQEVKAVVDELTRKQHDLAVFHRTVHRPWGSYTVFEDARDCKVKRLVVRPGGILSLQRHQHRSEHWTVVSGTAKVRVGDEEQLLGPNETVQIPAGSLHRLENPGAEDVHIIEVQTGSYFGEDDIERLEDVYGRV
- the rfbD gene encoding dTDP-4-dehydrorhamnose reductase, with the translated sequence MSTLLLGASGQLGRHLQHVLPGLVTCARHDADHIADLTDMGALRAVLASVRPQVIVNAAAWTAVDDAEDHPAEAFHLNHDVPAALAEWVRERDALLVHYSTDYVFSGQPGRAWREDDAVAPESVYGRTKLAGEQVVVSSGCRALVLRTAWLYSALPGNFLSAILARAARGESLRVVADQTGSPTWAGTLAEATAQLLSRADTVDRPILLHVAGQGALTWHALAEEAVQMAAVRGIIPQAVEVTPISSDQWPQKARRPSWSVLDCDRFEQLSGWHLPDCRVALSECLDQWSAAQC
- the rfbC gene encoding dTDP-4-dehydrorhamnose 3,5-epimerase, whose amino-acid sequence is MKIEETALPGVKIIEPRVFGDARGWFLETWRQERYRELGIGPDFVQANCSSSVRGVLRGIHFQWPEPQGKLVWVSAGRVFDVAVDIRPDSATFRHWYATELDAEHHRQLWIPEGFGHGFQVLSDSATFNYLCTRPYRAEHDTSIAWDDPDIGIDWPLEPAGLSNKDCSAPRLSELARQQLPS